From one Candidatus Zixiibacteriota bacterium genomic stretch:
- a CDS encoding IS481 family transposase — protein sequence MSLLELGEYLRNVSEACRIHGCSRQHFYDIKQAYESQGLDGLREKSRRKPCLKNRVAPEVEESVLQMALEYPAYGQLRASNELRKQGVLISSGGIRSIWLRHDMETFKKRPKALEEKAAKEGIVYTEEQVRVLEQARRERETVPDEIETHHPGYLLAQDTFYVGYLKGVGRIYQQTVVDTYSAVAFAKLYTAKVPLTAADTLNDRVLPFFEEQGVDILRILTDRGTEYCGRLDKHPYQLYLQLHEIEHTRTRARHPQTNGICERFHKTVLDEFYKSIFRRKIFGHVAELHVELDDWLERCNRERTHQGKRCQGRTPIATFVDGLNLARNANLTNEDKLIV from the coding sequence CTGAGCCTTCTGGAGTTGGGGGAATATCTTCGGAACGTATCCGAAGCCTGCCGCATTCACGGCTGTTCCCGCCAGCACTTCTACGATATCAAACAGGCCTATGAGAGTCAAGGGTTGGATGGGCTCCGTGAGAAGAGCCGTCGCAAGCCGTGCCTGAAGAACCGGGTAGCGCCGGAGGTCGAGGAATCGGTGCTGCAGATGGCATTGGAATATCCGGCCTATGGTCAGCTTCGGGCCTCGAATGAGCTGCGGAAACAAGGGGTGCTGATCTCATCGGGCGGCATTCGCTCAATCTGGTTGCGCCACGATATGGAGACGTTCAAGAAGCGTCCGAAAGCCCTGGAGGAGAAAGCGGCGAAGGAAGGGATCGTGTACACGGAGGAGCAGGTGCGGGTGCTGGAGCAGGCCCGTCGGGAACGTGAGACGGTTCCGGATGAGATCGAGACCCATCATCCGGGGTATCTGCTGGCTCAGGACACGTTTTATGTCGGCTATCTCAAAGGCGTGGGTCGGATCTACCAGCAGACCGTAGTCGACACCTATTCGGCGGTGGCGTTCGCGAAGTTGTACACGGCCAAGGTGCCGCTGACGGCGGCCGACACGCTCAACGACCGAGTTCTGCCGTTCTTCGAGGAGCAGGGTGTGGATATCCTTCGCATCCTGACCGATCGCGGAACCGAGTACTGCGGTCGTCTTGACAAACACCCGTACCAGCTCTACCTTCAGCTTCACGAGATCGAACACACCCGGACCAGGGCGCGCCACCCGCAGACGAACGGCATCTGCGAGCGGTTCCACAAGACGGTGCTGGATGAGTTCTACAAGTCGATTTTCAGACGGAAGATCTTCGGCCATGTGGCTGAACTTCACGTGGAGTTGGATGACTGGCTGGAGCGATGCAACCGGGAACGAACGCATCAGGGGAAACGGTGTCAAGGGCGAACGCCCATCGCGACCTTCGTTGACGGTTTGAACCTGGCACGGAACGCGAACTTGACGAATGAGGACAAACTGATAGTATAA